Proteins co-encoded in one Papaver somniferum cultivar HN1 chromosome 5, ASM357369v1, whole genome shotgun sequence genomic window:
- the LOC113283101 gene encoding uncharacterized protein LOC113283101: MGFISFAGRVLFASVFILAAWQEFSEFGVDGGPAAKALKPKYELFTNHLTSNLGLEVPDIEIKHLVAASVAFKGIGGVLFIFGSSLGAYLLLLHQLAASPVLHTICNTGLAKIDFVELLLKYSQVIAVFGALLFFLGMKNSIPKRQPAKKKGPKAKTT; this comes from the exons ATGGGGTTCATCTCGTTTGCAGGCAGAGTTCTTTTCGCTTCCGTTTTCATCCTCGCTGCATGGCAAGA ATTCAGTGAATTCGGAGTTGATGGTGGGCCAGCAGCAAAGGCTCTCAAACCAAAGTATGAACTGTTCACAAATCATCTGACCTCTAATCTTGGGCTTGAAGTTCCAGATATCGAA ATTAAGCATTTGGTTGCAGCATCAGTAGCTTTCAAGGGTATTGGAGGTGTTCTTTTCATCTTTGGTAGCTCTCTCGGAGCTTATTTGCTG CTTTTGCATCAACTTGCTGCTTCTCCTGTTTTGCATACCATCTGCAACACTGGCCTTGCCAAGATCGATTTTGTTGAACTTCTCCTCAAGTACTCACAG GTCATTGCAGTATTTGGCGCTTTGCTCTTTTTCCTTGGGATGAAGAACTCCATCCCAAAGAGACAACCAGCCAAGAAGAAGGGTCCTAAAGCGAAAACTACCTAG
- the LOC113277944 gene encoding non-specific lipid-transfer protein P5-like, translating to MISKFIACVLMTLLVVLKPAMSVAPSCDTVITSFAPCLSYLKNFDPVPSTGCCDNVRALDQQLPEKQDRISVCQCIKLAVPIIGTVNNTRVGDVANNCGWTLYKFPLISPDMNCDSVQ from the exons ATGATTTCTAAGTTCATTGCCTGCGTACTAATGACTCTCTTGGTGGTTCTAAAACCAGCCATGAGTGTTGCACCTTCATGTGATACAGTCATCACTAGCTTCGCTCCTTGTTTATCATACTTGAAAAACTTTGATCCAGTACCTTCAACAGGTTGCTGCGACAACGTCAGAGCACTCGACCAACAGCTTCCAGAGAAGCAAGATAGAATAAGTGTGTGTCAATGTATTAAGCTTGCTGTTCCTATTATCGGTACCGTCAACAATACCCGAGTCGGAGATGTCGCAAACAACTGTGGATGGACACTTTATAAATTCCCACTCATTTCTCCTGACATGAACTGCGACAG TGTTCaatga